The Dreissena polymorpha isolate Duluth1 chromosome 10, UMN_Dpol_1.0, whole genome shotgun sequence genome includes a region encoding these proteins:
- the LOC127847656 gene encoding perlucin-like: protein MGLFCVTMLCVIPLCVAVCPNSWLRYEQSCYHVGHTSFNFLDSQRHCEHYGASLVNLETRDEIAFLRGYLMLLSDQKHWIGLSDEETEGIWKWYPSEKRANVTDWQPNDNEPNGGIAANCAAIWAGYNYHWVDDSCSERYPPVCELVDEQAVIVG from the exons ATGGGGCTGTTCTGCGTGACTATGCTTTGTGTTATTC CACTTTGTGTCGCAGTTTGTCCAAATAGTTGGCTGAGGTACGAGCAGTCGTGTTACCATGTTGGACACACATCTTTCAACTTTCTTGATTCGCAG agACACTGCGAACATTATGGTGCCTCGCTTGTAAACCTCGAGACCAGAGATGAGATAGCTTTTCTCAGAGGCTATTTGATGCTTTTGAGTG ACCAAAAGCACTGGATCGGACTCTCAGACGAAGAAACTGAAGGTATCTGGAAATGGTATCCCTCGGAAAAGCGAGCAAACGTTACTGATTGGCAGCCTAATGACAATGAACCCAACGGTGGTATTGCGGCTAACTGCGCTGCAATCTGGGCCGGTTACAACTACCATTGGGTTGACGATTCTTGTAGTGAACGGTATCCGCCAGTATGTGAATTAGT CGATGAGCAGGCGGTGATTGTCGGTTGA